One window from the genome of Leptolyngbya sp. 'hensonii' encodes:
- a CDS encoding CU044_2847 family protein, translating into MYSEDSRLTRIPVELPNGTVIQVEVTQTGREDVAFDIKPFKPVTDAIEGIVQAIAGPLNKVKPDKATVKFGLEVAIEAGQLTAAIVKGASKANLEITLEWSKDEKPKTQPPGA; encoded by the coding sequence ATGTATTCTGAAGACTCACGCCTGACGCGAATTCCGGTTGAATTGCCCAATGGCACTGTGATCCAGGTGGAAGTTACTCAAACGGGCCGGGAAGATGTGGCGTTCGATATCAAGCCCTTTAAGCCGGTGACAGATGCGATCGAGGGCATCGTTCAGGCGATCGCAGGTCCGCTGAACAAAGTGAAGCCTGACAAGGCCACGGTCAAGTTTGGCCTGGAGGTGGCGATCGAAGCGGGGCAATTAACAGCGGCGATCGTGAAGGGAGCCAGTAAGGCAAACCTGGAAATCACCCTGGAATGGTCGAAGGATGAGAAACCCAAGACCCAGCCACCGGGAGCATAG